A segment of the Caretta caretta isolate rCarCar2 chromosome 13, rCarCar1.hap1, whole genome shotgun sequence genome:
CACCACTACTTACCACATTGGGGTTGAAGGGAGGAGTGATCCTCTTGTGATACAAGTCATCCCAGTTTATTGGGCTGAAGAACACATGATTCTTTATCTCCAGCTGTAAAGAAGGATGAAGGGGGGAAATAATCACTCTCCCACCACCTTCCTCCTCAACCATCCCTTTTCCAACAGTCACCAAATAGGCACAGGCTCCCCGATAGTGGATGGTTGTAGCTTTACAGCTACATACAGCATGTTGGAAAAAAACAAGTTGTAATGTTCCTCATCTTGGCAGATTGGAGTATCCCCAACACAAAAGACTTCATGAGTTTACTGTATCCTGTTTATGCTACAGAAACACTACATGCTGGCaacccagcccttccccacaccTTTAACCCATGACAGCATAAAGTCCCCTTCGCAGGACTTAACatcctgtgcccagttctgaaCCACAGCTTCCTGTTGTGTTGCTAACATGGAgctttaccaccaccaccacccccgccacacacacacacacacacacacacactcccaaagCCACCTCGAAGTTATATTTAGATACACCCCTGAAGAGACTGCAATTCACAAGTCACACACAAGCAATATCATGGTGCTTTAAAAAGCTGCCAAGCCAAGCCTTATGGGACACTGCAAGGAAGCTAGGGTCCAGGGCTTGAATAATGAACGTTTACCCAGAGGAAGCTTTCTTTCTGCTATGGAGAGATGTCCTCCCAGTTGACACTGAAGTCTTCCTAAGACTAAGATCAACCAATGCAGAACAGATATGAAAGAGAAGAGGGGCTCGGAGGAGGGGTGGGATTGGTTGTCTACGAAGAGAATAGGTTAGGATGGGAAACACCACGTACAAAATCCATCTTGGCCCCCAGCCTCCTCTTCTGGTCTTTGTGAAGCAGTCCCTGTAAGATATCACAAGCTGCCATGGTCTTGGTTCCTTGGATCTGGAGTGGCTGGTGTAGAATATTGTCATACATCTGAGACACATCCTGGCTGTAAAAGGGAGGCTgatagggaagagaagagaaaatcaGCTACATAAAACATGAGATCTGTAATGAAGCATGCAAACAATTTCACAGCTGAGAGAGACAATTCATCACATTCCatttctacaggtttcagagtagcagccgtgttagtctgtattcacaaaaagaaaaggaggacttgtggcaccttagagactaacaaatttatttgagcataagctccatTTCTACAGTGTGtgcgagggagagagagacaggtgaAATGCTTTCATTTCAGTAATATTAGGATGACTATTTCCACTAGTACTTTCATTTATGTTGGGATCATACATGTCATGGTACCCTATACATGGAACTACTGCTTTAGTGGCCCATAGCCTTCAAGAGGTCATGGCTTTCTTTAAGGAGAGTCTCTTTGCTCTCCACCAAGCTGCAGTGTGTGATTTTAAGACTCACCAACCCAAACAGCATCTCATAGAGGACAGCTCCCAGACACCACCAGTCTACTGTTCTGTCATAGGGTTGTTTTCTTAGCACTTCTGGGGCCAAGTACTGTGAAGAGTCAGAGAGCTTTGTTTGAGACAAGTTACAAAGGCTTCCATGACTACATATTACAGGTTGCAGTTAATTAATCTCTAAATAAATGCATTAGGGAGGTTTGGAGCTGTGATttccatcagatttttttttttagtcgaACTTCCCCCTGCCACAAGACTGGATCTAGAGCTAAATTTTTCCTAAAGTTTGAGAAGCTCCCATCTTCCTATACGAAACTTGAGGAAGGGAGTTTTAACAAAACTCAGATCAGTGGTGTGGCTCTTTCCCCTAGATGTACAGCTAtttccaaaatcatgagtggcTGACTAATACAGTTCAATTAATCTGGGAAGTTGCGGATTTCCCATCCCTGTATCTAGCATGAAGACACCTGTTATGTCAAGAGGTACTGGTGACTGCTAGATCACAAGCCTCTTTGAGACTGGGTGTGAATGTACCCTTCCATAAACATAACCGTCAGGATAAGTTAATCAGAAGCCCCCTCATCTAAGATCAAAGTGGGTTGTGAATCTGCCCAGGAGGTTGGACTGAGTGGGTGGAAAGGGTTGCTGAGTAAGGGGGAAGAGGTAGAACACAGAGAAACTAAGAACAGACAGAACAGAGAGAGGCAGAATCATAAAACAAGAAACCCAGGCAGGAGTTGGTGAGGACAGCATGACCCTGGAGAAAGCTAGAGGGAGTTTTTGGGTGTATTGGCTAACGAGGCTTGGGGCtataagctaagaaactgcttcatttgttcttggttcctcctgcattcaGAGGAGCAGAACTTTGACACAGTTGTATTTATTTACAAAGCAACACCTGATTATTGCCAGTTTCTACTCCCATCTGGCACATCCCTAGGGCCCCAAAATTTGACTAACTGCTTGGTTCAAAAAGAGGCAACAACACTCTTAAGAGAAAGCAGGGGTCATTTCACGGGGGGGAGAGTAGTGAGTTAACAAGAGACATTTGATGAATGACCGAACTGGGAGCAGGTAAATTACAGAAGTGTCTGCGAGTGGTCTTAGCCAGCTCCACAGACTATACTGGTAGACACTGCCCAGTAGGGGAGTTTTATGCTCTCAGTGCTGCTACTGCAGGGCATGGATCAGCGTTGACGtcgcactccccatcagtacccgtCCCGAGCCGGGAATGCTAAtaatccaaccagcagaccaaattcagtgacGAATCCTGATCATGggccacctgaggcacgttgcacatatgctaagaagaaatGCTGCTACTTACATATTGTAAGATCCACATGCAAGATTTCAATAGTGCTTTACAAAGACAACAGCACACCAGACACAGTGGCATGTAGCTATTTTACACACTATCAATCTCAGCATCGAGTAAGAAGGAAGAGTCAATACATCTAAGCTTCCACAGAACTTGTACTGAATTCATATCATATGGCTCAGTTTGTGGGCCTCAGCAGTAAAACAGATGCAGCCTTAGAAGCATATCCTCAGTTGCTGTCCTGAGCTTATGCACAGCAAAGGGAGTTGAATGGAGCATGCCTGTAACATGGCAATGGACCAGCACTAGATTCAGGTGCATAAGCAGCTTTGTGTTGTGTGTATTCTATTTCTCACAGAAAATTCTGCaaggaggagaatgggactggagtAGCTGCAAATACACCACAAGTCTCCCTTCCAGTTGCCTCCAGGGAGTCTCATTTCTACCCAGCACTCTAGTGAACAAaatccaggctggagagttaCTTAAATCTGGCCTGTTAGTGTTAAGGAACCAGAAGAGAACCCACCTATTGAATGCAGCCCCCTGCAGTCAGTCCGAGAAGCAGCAATGCTTCTAGCATTTCAGCTGCATTTGGGTGAGTGGGACAGAAAAGTCCGGTGAGTGGCAGGAAGCATTCCCTCTCCTATCccaagcaaaatatattttaaattgtgtCCTTCCCCCACAGGGGACACATTTTACCTTGCCACCATGTACACCTGTGCTAGGAACAAAACATCCTATTCTTCTTGGTAGCATTTTATAGCCACTTTGCAGTGGTGATgtcacaaggtgcaaggcagcagAGAGGGTCACAACCTGCGTCATCAGGAGACACTAATGACCATGTGACTACGAACTTGGTGTTCTGTGAATTAAGGGACAGCAGCAAGTAAATATCTGGAACACTGTGCTCATAGCTACAGGAGTAAGTATTATAATCAAGGAGCGTAGCTACAGAAGGTCCTGGCTTCCAGTGTCAAGGTTGTTACCATGGCTACTGGAAGTCTTGCCAGGTTCTGTAGGAACTCCCATTCCAGAATCAGcaggattcccccctccccaaaaaattgcaacatttttaaagcaagtttATTCAATGTACTAATCAGTTTAGTAAAAGCCATCCTGGCATAAGTTAAAATAAGGCCTTCTCTACACAGAAAAATTGTAATGCTTTAACTATAATAATGCAGTGAAAACAGTACAGCCCTGTCCCcgcctcccctccacacacacacacaccccatgtggACAGTTTTATCAGTGTaaagttatactgatgtaagcacctttatactggtcagaaaatacaaaatatttataccagtacaaaagagatgtgtgtgtagaccaggcctatctCCTGTTAATTGAATGCCCCAGTGAATTTCTCCTATTTGGATGTTTAAATCTTGAAACCTGATACCTGTGGAACaaagtttaaaatgaaaacaaaaaaccacatgGTAAAGATATAAGAGTCAGCCAGCAGTTTCTGCAAGGGTGGCATTGAGGGAAAAAAGCAtcattattaggtttcagagagGACACCCAATTGAGATGAGTAAGCTTTTTAGAGGTAATGGTTCACAGTCTATTGGTCCCATCTATACTCGGACCTTGCTACTGACAATGGTCATCAGCAATGGATCTTCCTCAACCCTTCTAAACCCCATGTCAAGAACAGACATGTTTTCAGCACCATTCCAGGGAATAGAAACTAGGCCTTCCTCAAACACACCCTATTAAactcaggccttgtcttcacttctAAAACCACGAGGTAATTAATGCATACACGCTATCCTGAAGTTAAAACCACAGGGAAGACACTTTAGTGCAGACCTCCCCTAGTTTACCTTGTGGTAAAACTAAcgtgccttgtcttcactgtgtttttacctcaggataCCTCAGACAcattacagagtaacagccgtgttagtctgtattcgcaaaaagaaaaggaggacttgtggcaccttagagactaaccaatttatttgagcataagctttcgtgagctacactccaatgaagtgagctgtagctcatgaaagcttatgctcaaataaattggttagtctctaaggtgccacaagtactccttttcttcagacACATTAGATGCCCCAAGGTAAAGGCTGTTTTTCAGCAGTAATAATCAGGTTTACCCCTCTCCCACCAGTTGCAGTAGGAATGCAAGTGGTGGGAAGAAATGGGGGATGGCAGTGTTACATTGCTAAAGGGAATAATGCTTTTGTAAAAAGGTAATAAGAACTTGGTGAGACCCAAACTGCTAAGACAGCAATGGGGAACAAACAGGAAGTTTTAGCCTCCTTGTTTCCTTTCATGCAACATGCCAGCATATTCAGCACCGTGCACATCAAAAAAGAGGCTGAAACTGTCTCAGATCTTAGTCCCCgatttttcagtggtgctgaataCACACAGCTCCGATTGACACCTCTGTGAGgaactgagcacctgcagctctgaTGTATCAGGCAGTCAGTGCCTAAGTAATTCCCAGTTAACAGGAAAGTTGTCAGGTTGGCCATACTGTACCTCTGGGGTGCCACAGAAAGTTGATGTCGTTTCCTCTGGCTCCATTCCTTCTTTGCAAAGTCCAAAGTCTGTCAGCACTACGTGTCCCTAAAGAGAAGAAGGGATTTCAGCCTAATCAAGCTCTCCCTGGGGGCGCATGGATTTCTAGCCCCCTCTGCTGTTTTCATGTGCACCTTTCAGCTTCCCAACTGCTGGGCATTTATACATACAAACAGATTGAACAGGCAATCTGATGGGAGACTTCTCACAAATATATGGTTTAAATGTAGGCTTgtaaggatttgatttttatcagtaaatgtcaatttcactgtacccACAAACGTGTAAAAATATACACTTCTATCTGTAATAATAAAATTGACACTTTTTTCAAAGTtttagaaaaatgctgcttgagaactttttagagtttaaggatatttactttgtatatattttgacatgtgatattgacaatctgtgttttaaaatggttataaagctttaactttctgaACCTCAATGTCagctatcattaaataattatctgaccTCCCTGCagtgtctgacccccccccccccaaaatttccTGCAACAGTGAAAATTTAGAAATTGGGgtcaacattatttaaaaaaaaactgaaataaaattctgccatGCCTATGTATAAGTATCTATTCAGTCTAGCCAGACTGATCAGCATAGCACTGCCATCAGTTGAACAATTAGCCCTCGTCAATCCAGGGAATTGCTTGGTTAGCAGAGCTTTACAATGCTCAAGTCTAGGCCTGCCATATGGGAGACTCAAAATGTTTGTCCACGGGTTAGTACTCGGAAATAACAAAAATGCTAACATCTGAGCTCTGGGAAACTACAGAGTAGCAGGAGCGTGCATGTGTATGCAGAGTTACTATAGCTGCTTGCTTTACAAGTCAGTGTTGTGGCTCCCCCTACTGAATGGATTTGGGGTATACCAGGTTATTTGGTGGGGGTAGGGCGGGAGGAGAGAAAAGGGAGGCAGTAATTACTCATGGTTCCTCTCTGTCATACCCAAGCTAGCGGTCACAAAAAATTGTGAGGAAGCAGGCGTGTTTGCAAGAGAGCCGAACATACCTGGCAGTCCAGGAGGATGTTTTCAGGTTTTAAGTCCCTAGAAGAAGAGAAAGACGTGATGCTGAACCAGATTTTCCGAAGAGCTCTACGCACAACAACTCCAGTTGAAAAGAATGGGGACTGCAGGGGACTGAGAAATTTTGACAGTCTGGTGCACTGAGGTTTATGAGAACCCCATGACCATCAGGAACTCTAGAGTTACAGCTCTCACAGCAGCCGTGAATCAGCATAGTATGTGTTTGATATATAAATATTAGAGGCTGTTAGGCATATGTTTGAGTATCTGGTCGCACAGTGTGGCAGTTACAGCTGCTGTGGGAAACATCTTTAATTTCCTAACCTAAGACTTCGCCTCTAACGTGTTGTACTAACTACCTTCTCCTCCCATTCAAAACAAACCAAGCTAACTTCGCCCCCTCATCCCCAAAGCCAAAGCTCCATTCACGGACTGAAAGAGGGAAATCAGGGGATGGGTTATTTCCCTGAAAGGGGCTCAGGGAAATGCTACATGAGAAGTTCTGAAACACACGGGAGATCCTGGATTGAGAGCATAGTTCTGAAGGTAGCTGCCTAGTTTAGGAGGGCAACGCAGCCCTGCCCAGTAGTTCTGCACTTTGCTTTTAGGAGTGCCTCTTGTAACATGCCTGCATGGTTACAATATCAAGTAGTTTCCTGCCCCTCCTCAATATTATACACACACTTAGGGGCagcagggcggggggaagggaggagcagggaagagGGAGTTACTAGTGCCTGCTATACACACCAAGGATATGCACTCTACCTGTAGATTATGTTCAAGGAATGCAGGTACCCTACTGCACTGGCTACTTCAGCTGCATAAAAGCGGGCACGAGGTTCACAGAAACAGCGCTCCCTTTGCAGGTGGAAGAagagctgaacagagaggaaagAGCCTGCTGGTTACTTGGGAGCAGTCCTCTCCCGTCGCCCCCCACCCCGAATAGTCCCTTTTCTACCTTCTGTTCATGCCCATTGAAAGCTGCCCTCCGCCCCCAAAGCACTAACACCTCCTTCCCAAGAAGGAGAGCTGTGCTGCTAATCTCAAGCCTTCGCTTGTCAAGAAAGAAGTCTCCTCCTACAAAGGGGCGAAGCCGCCTATTTGAAAGCCAGCCACCGAGTGACCACTGCGGTTTGCAGAGAGTAAGGTGTGCCAGCCATACAGAATTAGCTAGAGCCAAGCTGCCTTATTTAGCAAGCTAAAGGTTTTCCTGGATGGGTGCAGCCAtgctcccccactgcaccccctccccaacaTCACCATTACAGCCAACCTGATCTCAATATAGTCATGCCTCCACCTCGTTACAATGTGTAGTGTAGACTGGACCTGTAAACAGGCTACACATCAGAGACAATGTCTGGCAATGACACACCTAAGACCCCTTCCCTCCTATGAATTGTAACTGGGCAGGGAACAGCCAGGTTCAACCAGGCCTCGTGATGGAGCATAGAAGGAGCCTTTGCTGCTTCAACATTTGCTTTCAGTTGAGGTTCAGGAATGGGAGAGCAGGTGGTGCCACAGAGCAGCTTCCATACGCTAGAACAGGATGGATGAGAGGGACTCATACTAGAGTTTTGGCAAGCCAGCTATAGTCAGATTTGACCCCCAGTGGTTTGAGACATTGCCATTCCCCTCCCTCACCACCCTTGCCTCAGATGTTCCTTCACTGATGGGCAGCCCGACCTCTGCAGTGCACCAGTAGGAGAAGGCCCACATGAAAGATTGCAGCTGAAGCCACAAGGCAAGCAAGAGAgttaggtggggtggggggggggttattttACAATCTAGATCAGAGAGTGCCTATGTGGCCAGGCTATTGCATGCAGAAGATTTTGCCAGATGTTATTTCTAAGCTGCTTGGCACCAGAGTCTCATTCAAAAGACAGTGTTCCTAAGACAGGTCTCTGACTGGACTGATCAATGTCACAGTAGTGTGTGTCCAGTTGGAACAAGGCCATTTCAGCAACAGGCATGATGCTGCTTTAGCACAAACATCCACAGCCTGGTTCCTGATGGGAGACAAATAGAGCCGGGACTGTTAATGTATACAGTGTGAGTCTAAAATGACAGCTGTTCTTGCACTCACCTCTCCTCCATTGACATAGTCTAGCACAAAGTAGAGCTTCTCGGAGGTCTGGAAAGAGTAGTGGAGGCCCACCAGGAAAGGATGTTTCACGTTTTTCAGCAGCACGTTGCGTTCCGCCATAATGTGGGTTTGCTGTGCAGAACCAAGCAAAGATGTGTTAGTACGTCAGTTCGTGTCGTTCCAGAGTCTGGCAGGCGAGCGGCCACCTAGTGCTGAGAGATCTTCAGATGGAAGGTTCTCGACAAGTTCCCGGTATTGTTATTCATTCTGAGGTCAGCTGACCATTCCTGGGGGTGACTAGGTTTAGTATCCGAAAGGTCAATACCCAGTCCCTCTAAAGGCTGCCTTGGAACCTGACTGAGTTAGCAAGCAAAAGCTTGTCAAACAGGATTCCTCCAGAACCATGTTTGACAATTCCTCCCTCTcctacctccctgcagcccatcaCAACACACGCATACTCCACACTGTGGTACGCACTAGCGCCCACAGTCTACAGCGCAGGGTCTCCTCCTGGAAACACAACAAGACATAATGCCCACAACTGCGAGAGCTcatcagtgaagttaatgggTCTACTCACAGCTGTAAGCGCTATACTCGCTAGtaagtatttgcagaatcaggcccagagtttgGTGTGGAAGCAGAAATATCGTTAATggttatagtgtagacataggggCTGGGTGGGCAAGGACTGAGCAGTGGCAGAGTTTGTTTGCACCATGCTCAAGCCAGTGCTGTTCAGCTTTCCTTTCCTCTGCACCATGATCATTCAAATGAGCCCCCTAAAAGTGAGGATCGGTCGGGGTGTACACCAGCAGCGACTAGAGCAAGCAGCACAAACATGCTAGTATGATGCCTTGCTTTTATCATAAAGAAAAAACACCAAGAAGAGAAGTGaaaccctcctcccctccccagagggcTCATCTATAATGTACCTCCTTTTTCTTCAGGATGGATTTCTTCTGCAAGACTTTCACAGCATAAGACATCCCATCAGACTTGCGTTTGGCCAGGAGAACCTACAGCAGAAGGGCCAGGTGAGGGGCATGGATCTCTGGTGCTCAACACCATTCCAGTTTATTTCATTAGTTTTTCACACCACCTTTGCACTAGTGCAGGTGACTGCACAAGGGGCCAGGCTATGATTTTAGAGCATGAGAAGCCAGCCAGGTGTTTTCCCCTTCCATCCCTTGACAAGGGCACACAGCAAACTAAGCTTCCCCTCCATTCCCCAGCTACCTTTCCCCTCACTCCACCCAGTATCCAACTAGAGCAGTTTCAGAGCACagagggaaagaatccccttTCTACAGGATCACTGTCATCTCACAAAGCACAGACATGCCCAGGGACCCTCACCTAGTTGTGTGAGAACGTGCCAAGATGAGCAGTATTTCAAGGGCTGCTCTATACCCTACATCCTACTACCTTTGGGGTAGTAAGATACCACTCACCCTCTTCCTCTGGGCTGCTTGGAAGGAAAGTGGTCCAAGAAACAAGCCTGGCTCTCAAGCCTTGCCAGGCAATGAAGGTGCAAAGCACTGGCTAGCCTGTTGCCTTCGACCTACCCTATTCACTTGTTTAGTGCTACAGGCCTCTTTGTTCCCAGGCCCGTTTCTGCATTGGTGACGGGCTACTCAAGAGAGGGGCACATGAAGCCCACTCCACTGCTGGTGGAAACTAGTTCAGCAAAGGGAAAGAGGAGACCATGCAAGGAGGCCTTTAGAAACCCATGACCGACCCCAAGCTACACCCACTTACTTTTCCAAAGCTTCCTTTGCCAATAACTTTCAGAAAATCAAAATCCGTTGGCTTGGCACTGTTGGACAAGGAGACAGCAGGTTACCACCCAGACCACCCATTCCATGGGCTAAATGTTAAGTAAGGTTTTTTTCGAAAGTACATGAGGAGGGTCAGCCCTGAAAGATGGGTGGGAGACATAATCTTCATTCACTAGATAagcttccttccctcctccagccaCACATGCAGCAATCCGGGAGACAAAGATTTTGTATGGGGCAATACAGACACACAAGGGCAGCAGTGGAGTGGAATTCCTAGCCAAGTATGCCAGACACATGGAGAATCTGCTCTCCTGAATATGACAGTGGCAGAGAAAGCCGTTAAATCCTCAAATGCACCTGAAGGTTAGGTGCAAATGAAgctctttgctttctctccccGAAGACTGGGAGGAGCTCTGGCTGATAAAGCAGACAGCAGGGAGATGCAATAGAATCAAAATAAGGAAGCGTCTCCCTCCTCCACCTAACACGGAACCAAAGTACCAGGTGGAAGCAGCAAAAGAcaaggggctgggggtggtatTAGAGGGCAGGCAGGAGACGAGGATCCTGGCCTCAGTCAAAGTGACAAAGCAGAAACCTGAACATGTGACTAGCTATGGCTGAGCCCCCAGAGAGCTGAAATTTGAGATACGCGCTATATCGGTGTCTGCCTGGGccatttgctggttatgatttcTTTGCTCAGATGGAGCAAATCAGATGGGAAGCCAATCATTTATTTCACTGCAAGGCTCACCTTGTGCACCAGGTTCAATACTCTCCCATGTAAACACAGGTTACTTACTTTGGATTAGCAGAAGGGCCAAGGTTGATGTTGTCAGTCGGTGTCAGAGGCTGGAGGAGACACAGATATTGAACTATTAGTCAGTGGTTCCCTGAGAAGGAACCTGGGATTCCAGTGAAGAGTTTCAAAGCAGACGTGTTCTTTCACTCGCTGCAGGAAGTCATGTGTTACAACCCCAAACAGACACGGTCAGCCTATTTTTGAGTCAGAATCTCAGCCAACAGTGGCCCTGAGACTGCAGCAGTTGGCTTTATCCCGCCACTCTCAGTTCCCAACTCCTCCAAGTTCACCAGCAAGAGTGGAACAAATCTTCTGGCATCTGGCTGGATAAGTCCCTCCAGAAGGAAGGAGGTCCGTTGCTGGACACTGCACAGgacaggtgtggggggagagggggaaatgtcATTTCCCTTCCTCACCTAAGCCCTACTCACGTCCTAAGGCAACAGCATCAGCCAGAACCCACACGCCCAGGCAAGCCCCTCATCAGCCTGACTTAGCCATTCGGAAGGCAGCTACTCCTGTGAGGAAGTGACAGGCTTAGCTGCTGGCAGGGTTCGTGCGAGATGAACAGCCTCAGCGTCAGGAAAAGCCAGGTGCGATGTTACACTCACTGGTCCCTCTTTGCGCGCGAGTCACACAGGCCGCAGGAACACATGGGCGATTGCCACCGTCTGCACCGGGCGATGGACTCATACGCAAGCACACTAGGGGAGAGCTCCCCATTTCTGTAGCACTTAAAGACCCTCCCTACCCTCGCAAGGGCTGGCAATCTCATCCCCGATGATAGCGAGATTGCAGGGACCCTAGGCACCTGCCAAGCACACCCAGGGCTGGAATTCAGAGCCAGGAAATTAATCTTCCTACCTCCAGACAACAGCACTAATCCAGCCCATGGCTCAGGGACCACTCAAAACTGAAAGCTATGCTAAAGCCCTGGAATTTTGATTTTCTCTGGTGGcacggggcgggggcggagccCGTTCTCTTCCTGCCCATCCCCCATACACacaggtccttttcctcctcttccccacctctagCCACAGGGGGATTttccctgtccccacactttaCAGGAAACAAGCCCTCTCTGCCAGGACTGTGTGCTCCTTACACTTCTGCTTCCTGCAGTGACCCCTGGTCAGAATCAGAGCAGCTCCCTCCTCTCCATCCAGCATTGCCCATCCGTGACCACAGGGACAAGACAGTGCTAGAAGGAAGCAATCCCAGAGGCTGCCGAGGAGGCGTGTACTAGTTTTATAGGGTAGAGTCTGCAAGGACTAAAGCCAGGGAACACCCCTCACCCTGCCCAAACACCCTCTGCAATGAATGATTGTGGGTTGGGAAGagacacgtgcacacacacaccccgtgagCATGGGGTGGAGCTAAAGAATCCCCACCCCTGGAGGCGTGTGATTGACTCGCCGAGCTCCAGGGGAAGTGAGGGGTGTCTACAGCCCTGCCAGGGGAACAGCTGGAGGAATAGTCACAGGTGAAGCACAAGGACCCTGCCCAGCATGGACTCACTGCAGCCCTGCAGGATTCTCATGGCAGGAATGAATCAAATATGCAGGTGTAGGGTTAAGAGTGCCCAGCCTGGTGTGGTTTTTGGGCACTCTTTTTTTGGGGTCATGGCTCAAGATCCACAGTCAACTTGATGGTGATGCTCCCAGTGTGGCTGAGGAATCCTGCAATAACGGGAGCTGACTCAGGGGGATCGCAAAAGTGAGGTGTCATGAGTCACCTCCCACCCATGGCAAGACAAGGGTCATCTATCCCCCATACCTGGAGCGGAACGATTCTAAACAAACTGCTCTTTGCCTGAAAAGACACCCCAATCTCCTCCCTCTTTTCTGAGAGGAGAGAAGGATTAAGGCTAAATTGTCCAGCTCACATTTCTCCTACAAATGTCCTTCCTCCCTGTTACAATTAGCAGTAATTCTGCATAGGAGCCAGCAAGCCAGAACCTTACCTGGGGGCTGTTATCCGGATTTTTAGAACGGTCCATTAAGAAGGCAACTCTTTCAGCACTTGAAAGAAAAAGATGATAATAAAATGAATCAGCAAGGAGACTGTTCATCAGCACTTAGCCCTTAGCCCCCAGCCTGTCAGGGTTCAGAGCCAGCCTTCAGCACACGGAAAGCAGGCATCCGTTAAGGGGACCTGCATGATCTTCCCAGATGAGAATGGATAGAGCAGGAAAAAGGATGTTACTACCCAGTAACTTGTGGCATCACAGATCATACTTCCAGCACAACGTCTGGAGTCATgaggcctgattcttcattgccCTGCAGCTTGTATAGCTGTTTCCATTGGTGCGGAGG
Coding sequences within it:
- the SGK2 gene encoding serine/threonine-protein kinase Sgk2 isoform X5 codes for the protein MDRSKNPDNSPQPLTPTDNINLGPSANPNAKPTDFDFLKVIGKGSFGKVLLAKRKSDGMSYAVKVLQKKSILKKKEQTHIMAERNVLLKNVKHPFLVGLHYSFQTSEKLYFVLDYVNGGELFFHLQRERCFCEPRARFYAAEVASAVGYLHSLNIIYRDLKPENILLDCQGHVVLTDFGLCKEGMEPEETTSTFCGTPEYLAPEVLRKQPYDRTVDWWCLGAVLYEMLFGLPPFYSQDVSQMYDNILHQPLQIQGTKTMAACDILQGLLHKDQKRRLGAKMDFLEIKNHVFFSPINWDDLYHKRITPPFNPNVSGPADLRHFDPEFTQEVVSSSITRTPDLAASGSSVSDAFLGFSYAPTDEDFQVFK
- the SGK2 gene encoding serine/threonine-protein kinase Sgk2 isoform X1, encoding MVKLGAEMSLNQPAADCFPYSRMLALLVEVITDLIKHGCERIEQTIKASGSRLCSYAERVAFLMDRSKNPDNSPQPLTPTDNINLGPSANPNAKPTDFDFLKVIGKGSFGKVLLAKRKSDGMSYAVKVLQKKSILKKKEQTHIMAERNVLLKNVKHPFLVGLHYSFQTSEKLYFVLDYVNGGELFFHLQRERCFCEPRARFYAAEVASAVGYLHSLNIIYRDLKPENILLDCQGHVVLTDFGLCKEGMEPEETTSTFCGTPEYLAPEVLRKQPYDRTVDWWCLGAVLYEMLFGLPPFYSQDVSQMYDNILHQPLQIQGTKTMAACDILQGLLHKDQKRRLGAKMDFLEIKNHVFFSPINWDDLYHKRITPPFNPNVSGPADLRHFDPEFTQEVVSSSITRTPDLAASGSSVSDAFLGFSYAPTDEDFQVFK
- the SGK2 gene encoding serine/threonine-protein kinase Sgk2 isoform X4, with translation MLQRWMDPPYVCRASSKTICEAFGGAERVAFLMDRSKNPDNSPQPLTPTDNINLGPSANPNAKPTDFDFLKVIGKGSFGKVLLAKRKSDGMSYAVKVLQKKSILKKKEQTHIMAERNVLLKNVKHPFLVGLHYSFQTSEKLYFVLDYVNGGELFFHLQRERCFCEPRARFYAAEVASAVGYLHSLNIIYRDLKPENILLDCQGHVVLTDFGLCKEGMEPEETTSTFCGTPEYLAPEVLRKQPYDRTVDWWCLGAVLYEMLFGLPPFYSQDVSQMYDNILHQPLQIQGTKTMAACDILQGLLHKDQKRRLGAKMDFLEIKNHVFFSPINWDDLYHKRITPPFNPNVSGPADLRHFDPEFTQEVVSSSITRTPDLAASGSSVSDAFLGFSYAPTDEDFQVFK
- the SGK2 gene encoding serine/threonine-protein kinase Sgk2 isoform X2; its protein translation is MPMPRPETPSTALGKTKDLIKHGCERIEQTIKASGSRLCSYAERVAFLMDRSKNPDNSPQPLTPTDNINLGPSANPNAKPTDFDFLKVIGKGSFGKVLLAKRKSDGMSYAVKVLQKKSILKKKEQTHIMAERNVLLKNVKHPFLVGLHYSFQTSEKLYFVLDYVNGGELFFHLQRERCFCEPRARFYAAEVASAVGYLHSLNIIYRDLKPENILLDCQGHVVLTDFGLCKEGMEPEETTSTFCGTPEYLAPEVLRKQPYDRTVDWWCLGAVLYEMLFGLPPFYSQDVSQMYDNILHQPLQIQGTKTMAACDILQGLLHKDQKRRLGAKMDFLEIKNHVFFSPINWDDLYHKRITPPFNPNVSGPADLRHFDPEFTQEVVSSSITRTPDLAASGSSVSDAFLGFSYAPTDEDFQVFK
- the SGK2 gene encoding serine/threonine-protein kinase Sgk2 isoform X3: MNLTDLIKHGCERIEQTIKASGSRLCSYAERVAFLMDRSKNPDNSPQPLTPTDNINLGPSANPNAKPTDFDFLKVIGKGSFGKVLLAKRKSDGMSYAVKVLQKKSILKKKEQTHIMAERNVLLKNVKHPFLVGLHYSFQTSEKLYFVLDYVNGGELFFHLQRERCFCEPRARFYAAEVASAVGYLHSLNIIYRDLKPENILLDCQGHVVLTDFGLCKEGMEPEETTSTFCGTPEYLAPEVLRKQPYDRTVDWWCLGAVLYEMLFGLPPFYSQDVSQMYDNILHQPLQIQGTKTMAACDILQGLLHKDQKRRLGAKMDFLEIKNHVFFSPINWDDLYHKRITPPFNPNVSGPADLRHFDPEFTQEVVSSSITRTPDLAASGSSVSDAFLGFSYAPTDEDFQVFK